In Tenrec ecaudatus isolate mTenEca1 chromosome 5, mTenEca1.hap1, whole genome shotgun sequence, the following are encoded in one genomic region:
- the GPT gene encoding alanine aminotransferase 1 isoform X1, giving the protein MGQRPITFMRQVLALCVHPELLSSPHFPEDAKRRAERILQACGGHSLGKSPGMQELERSQSQGESGPVPSLAFPWPRPPWAPGAYSVSSGIQLVREDVAQYIQRRDGGIPSDPNNIFLSTGASDAIVTVLKLLVAGEGRTRTGVLIPIPQYPLYSATLAELDAVQVDYYLDEERAWALDVAELRRALQEARDRCCPRVLCVINPGNPTGQVQTRECIEDVIRLAFEERLFLLADEVYQDNVYAEGSLFHSFKKVLTELGPPYSTHQELASFHSTSKGYMGECGFRGGYVEVVNMDPEVQQQMQKLMSVRLCPPVAGQALLDMVVSPPGPSDPSFAQFQAEKRAVLSELAAKAKLTEQIFNEAPGIRCNPVQGAMYSFPRVQLPPRAVQHAQDDHSAPHGEAAPPAGEASPVPFQVHPRVCLRTSADLRTGWAGCAALAHYTWDPGGLWSPSCCLEGWAPASADF; this is encoded by the exons ATGGGCCAGAGGCCCATCACCTTCATGCGCCAG GTCCTGGCTCTCTGTGTCCACCCTGAGCTCCTGAGTAGCCCCCACTTTCCCGAGGATGCCAAGAGGAGGGCTGAGCGCATTTTGCAGGCCTGTGGGGGTCACAGTCTGGGTAAGTCTCCAGGAATGCAAGAACTAGAGAGAAGCCAGTCCCAGGGGGAGAGTGGTCCTGTCCCCTCACTTGCCTTTCCTTGGCCCCGCCCACCCTGGGCCCCAGGGGCTTACAGTGTCAGCTCAGGCATCCAGCTGGTCCGGGAAGACGTGGCACAGTACATCCAGCGGCGCGATGGAGGCATCCCCTCCGACCCCAACAACATCTTCCTGTCCACGGGGGCGAGCGACGCCATCGTG ACGGTGCTGAAGCTGCTGGTGGCCGGCGAGGGCCGCACGCGCACGGGTGTGCTCATCCCCATCCCGCAGTATCCGCTCTACTCGGCCACGCTGGCCGAGCTCGACGCCGTGCAAGTCGACTACTACCTAGATGAGGAGCGCGCTTGGGCGCTCGACGTGGCCGAGCTGCGGCGCGCACTGCAAGAGGCGCGCGACCGATGCTGCCCGCGCGTGCTCTGTGTCATCAACCCGGGTAACCCCACCG GGCAGGTTCAGACCCGTGAGTGCATCGAGGACGTGATCCGCTTGGCCTTTGAGGAACGcctcttcctgctggctgacgaG GTGTACCAGGATAATGTGTACGCCGAGGGCTCGCTTTTCCACTCGTTCAAGAAGGTGCTGACTGAGCTGGGGCCTCCGTATTCTACGCACCAGGAGCTAGCCTCCTTCCACTCCACCTCTAAGGGCTACATGGGCGA GTGCGGGTTCCGCGGCGGCTACGTGGAGGTGGTGAATATGGACCCCGAGGTGCAGCAACAGATGCAGAAACTGATGAGCGTGCGGCTGTGCCCGCCTGTGGCCGGCCAAGCCCTGCTGGACATGGTGGTCAGCCCGCCCGGGCCTTCCGACCCCTCCTTTGCACAGTTCCAGGCG GAGAAGCGGGCGGTGCTGTCCGAGCTGGCGGCCAAGGCCAAGCTCACAGAGCAGATCTTCAACGAGGCCCCCGGCATCCGCTGCAACCCGGTGCAGGGTGCCATGTACTCCTTCCCTCGCGTGCAGCTGCCTCCGCGTGCTGTGCAGCATGCTCAG GATGACCATTCTGCCCCCCATGGAGAAGCTGCGCCCCCTGCTGGAGAAGCTTCGCCAGTTCCATTCCAAGTTCACCCAAGAGTATGCCTGAGGACCTCCGCGGACCTCAGAACAGGCTGGGCTGGCTGCGCCGCCCTAGCTCACTATACCTGGGACCCTGGGGGTCTCTGGAGTCCTTCTTGCTGCCTGGAGGGCTGGGCCCCTGCCTCTGCTGATTTCTAA
- the GPT gene encoding alanine aminotransferase 1 isoform X3 codes for MGQRPITFMRQVLALCVHPELLSSPHFPEDAKRRAERILQACGGHSLGAYSVSSGIQLVREDVAQYIQRRDGGIPSDPNNIFLSTGASDAIVTVLKLLVAGEGRTRTGVLIPIPQYPLYSATLAELDAVQVDYYLDEERAWALDVAELRRALQEARDRCCPRVLCVINPGNPTGQVQTRECIEDVIRLAFEERLFLLADEVYQDNVYAEGSLFHSFKKVLTELGPPYSTHQELASFHSTSKGYMGECGFRGGYVEVVNMDPEVQQQMQKLMSVRLCPPVAGQALLDMVVSPPGPSDPSFAQFQAEKRAVLSELAAKAKLTEQIFNEAPGIRCNPVQGAMYSFPRVQLPPRAVQHAQDDHSAPHGEAAPPAGEASPVPFQVHPRVCLRTSADLRTGWAGCAALAHYTWDPGGLWSPSCCLEGWAPASADF; via the exons ATGGGCCAGAGGCCCATCACCTTCATGCGCCAG GTCCTGGCTCTCTGTGTCCACCCTGAGCTCCTGAGTAGCCCCCACTTTCCCGAGGATGCCAAGAGGAGGGCTGAGCGCATTTTGCAGGCCTGTGGGGGTCACAGTCTGG GGGCTTACAGTGTCAGCTCAGGCATCCAGCTGGTCCGGGAAGACGTGGCACAGTACATCCAGCGGCGCGATGGAGGCATCCCCTCCGACCCCAACAACATCTTCCTGTCCACGGGGGCGAGCGACGCCATCGTG ACGGTGCTGAAGCTGCTGGTGGCCGGCGAGGGCCGCACGCGCACGGGTGTGCTCATCCCCATCCCGCAGTATCCGCTCTACTCGGCCACGCTGGCCGAGCTCGACGCCGTGCAAGTCGACTACTACCTAGATGAGGAGCGCGCTTGGGCGCTCGACGTGGCCGAGCTGCGGCGCGCACTGCAAGAGGCGCGCGACCGATGCTGCCCGCGCGTGCTCTGTGTCATCAACCCGGGTAACCCCACCG GGCAGGTTCAGACCCGTGAGTGCATCGAGGACGTGATCCGCTTGGCCTTTGAGGAACGcctcttcctgctggctgacgaG GTGTACCAGGATAATGTGTACGCCGAGGGCTCGCTTTTCCACTCGTTCAAGAAGGTGCTGACTGAGCTGGGGCCTCCGTATTCTACGCACCAGGAGCTAGCCTCCTTCCACTCCACCTCTAAGGGCTACATGGGCGA GTGCGGGTTCCGCGGCGGCTACGTGGAGGTGGTGAATATGGACCCCGAGGTGCAGCAACAGATGCAGAAACTGATGAGCGTGCGGCTGTGCCCGCCTGTGGCCGGCCAAGCCCTGCTGGACATGGTGGTCAGCCCGCCCGGGCCTTCCGACCCCTCCTTTGCACAGTTCCAGGCG GAGAAGCGGGCGGTGCTGTCCGAGCTGGCGGCCAAGGCCAAGCTCACAGAGCAGATCTTCAACGAGGCCCCCGGCATCCGCTGCAACCCGGTGCAGGGTGCCATGTACTCCTTCCCTCGCGTGCAGCTGCCTCCGCGTGCTGTGCAGCATGCTCAG GATGACCATTCTGCCCCCCATGGAGAAGCTGCGCCCCCTGCTGGAGAAGCTTCGCCAGTTCCATTCCAAGTTCACCCAAGAGTATGCCTGAGGACCTCCGCGGACCTCAGAACAGGCTGGGCTGGCTGCGCCGCCCTAGCTCACTATACCTGGGACCCTGGGGGTCTCTGGAGTCCTTCTTGCTGCCTGGAGGGCTGGGCCCCTGCCTCTGCTGATTTCTAA
- the GPT gene encoding alanine aminotransferase 1 isoform X4, which yields MGQRPITFMRQVLALCVHPELLSSPHFPEDAKRRAERILQACGGHSLGAYSVSSGIQLVREDVAQYIQRRDGGIPSDPNNIFLSTGASDAIVTVLKLLVAGEGRTRTGVLIPIPQYPLYSATLAELDAVQVDYYLDEERAWALDVAELRRALQEARDRCCPRVLCVINPGNPTGQVQTRECIEDVIRLAFEERLFLLADEVYQDNVYAEGSLFHSFKKVLTELGPPYSTHQELASFHSTSKGYMGECGFRGGYVEVVNMDPEVQQQMQKLMSVRLCPPVAGQALLDMVVSPPGPSDPSFAQFQAEKRAVLSELAAKAKLTEQIFNEAPGIRCNPVQGAMYSFPRVQLPPRAVQHAQELGMAPDMFFCMRLLEETGICVVPGSGFGQREGTYHFRMTILPPMEKLRPLLEKLRQFHSKFTQEYA from the exons ATGGGCCAGAGGCCCATCACCTTCATGCGCCAG GTCCTGGCTCTCTGTGTCCACCCTGAGCTCCTGAGTAGCCCCCACTTTCCCGAGGATGCCAAGAGGAGGGCTGAGCGCATTTTGCAGGCCTGTGGGGGTCACAGTCTGG GGGCTTACAGTGTCAGCTCAGGCATCCAGCTGGTCCGGGAAGACGTGGCACAGTACATCCAGCGGCGCGATGGAGGCATCCCCTCCGACCCCAACAACATCTTCCTGTCCACGGGGGCGAGCGACGCCATCGTG ACGGTGCTGAAGCTGCTGGTGGCCGGCGAGGGCCGCACGCGCACGGGTGTGCTCATCCCCATCCCGCAGTATCCGCTCTACTCGGCCACGCTGGCCGAGCTCGACGCCGTGCAAGTCGACTACTACCTAGATGAGGAGCGCGCTTGGGCGCTCGACGTGGCCGAGCTGCGGCGCGCACTGCAAGAGGCGCGCGACCGATGCTGCCCGCGCGTGCTCTGTGTCATCAACCCGGGTAACCCCACCG GGCAGGTTCAGACCCGTGAGTGCATCGAGGACGTGATCCGCTTGGCCTTTGAGGAACGcctcttcctgctggctgacgaG GTGTACCAGGATAATGTGTACGCCGAGGGCTCGCTTTTCCACTCGTTCAAGAAGGTGCTGACTGAGCTGGGGCCTCCGTATTCTACGCACCAGGAGCTAGCCTCCTTCCACTCCACCTCTAAGGGCTACATGGGCGA GTGCGGGTTCCGCGGCGGCTACGTGGAGGTGGTGAATATGGACCCCGAGGTGCAGCAACAGATGCAGAAACTGATGAGCGTGCGGCTGTGCCCGCCTGTGGCCGGCCAAGCCCTGCTGGACATGGTGGTCAGCCCGCCCGGGCCTTCCGACCCCTCCTTTGCACAGTTCCAGGCG GAGAAGCGGGCGGTGCTGTCCGAGCTGGCGGCCAAGGCCAAGCTCACAGAGCAGATCTTCAACGAGGCCCCCGGCATCCGCTGCAACCCGGTGCAGGGTGCCATGTACTCCTTCCCTCGCGTGCAGCTGCCTCCGCGTGCTGTGCAGCATGCTCAG GAGCTGGGCATGGCCCCGGACATGTTCTTCTGCATGCGTCTGCTGGAAGAGACGGGCATCTGCGTGGTGCCTGGAAGCGGCTTCGGGCAGCGGGAGGGAACCTATCACTTCCG GATGACCATTCTGCCCCCCATGGAGAAGCTGCGCCCCCTGCTGGAGAAGCTTCGCCAGTTCCATTCCAAGTTCACCCAAGAGTATGCCTGA
- the GPT gene encoding alanine aminotransferase 1 isoform X2 translates to MGQRPITFMRQVLALCVHPELLSSPHFPEDAKRRAERILQACGGHSLGKSPGMQELERSQSQGESGPVPSLAFPWPRPPWAPGAYSVSSGIQLVREDVAQYIQRRDGGIPSDPNNIFLSTGASDAIVTVLKLLVAGEGRTRTGVLIPIPQYPLYSATLAELDAVQVDYYLDEERAWALDVAELRRALQEARDRCCPRVLCVINPGNPTGQVQTRECIEDVIRLAFEERLFLLADEVYQDNVYAEGSLFHSFKKVLTELGPPYSTHQELASFHSTSKGYMGECGFRGGYVEVVNMDPEVQQQMQKLMSVRLCPPVAGQALLDMVVSPPGPSDPSFAQFQAEKRAVLSELAAKAKLTEQIFNEAPGIRCNPVQGAMYSFPRVQLPPRAVQHAQELGMAPDMFFCMRLLEETGICVVPGSGFGQREGTYHFRMTILPPMEKLRPLLEKLRQFHSKFTQEYA, encoded by the exons ATGGGCCAGAGGCCCATCACCTTCATGCGCCAG GTCCTGGCTCTCTGTGTCCACCCTGAGCTCCTGAGTAGCCCCCACTTTCCCGAGGATGCCAAGAGGAGGGCTGAGCGCATTTTGCAGGCCTGTGGGGGTCACAGTCTGGGTAAGTCTCCAGGAATGCAAGAACTAGAGAGAAGCCAGTCCCAGGGGGAGAGTGGTCCTGTCCCCTCACTTGCCTTTCCTTGGCCCCGCCCACCCTGGGCCCCAGGGGCTTACAGTGTCAGCTCAGGCATCCAGCTGGTCCGGGAAGACGTGGCACAGTACATCCAGCGGCGCGATGGAGGCATCCCCTCCGACCCCAACAACATCTTCCTGTCCACGGGGGCGAGCGACGCCATCGTG ACGGTGCTGAAGCTGCTGGTGGCCGGCGAGGGCCGCACGCGCACGGGTGTGCTCATCCCCATCCCGCAGTATCCGCTCTACTCGGCCACGCTGGCCGAGCTCGACGCCGTGCAAGTCGACTACTACCTAGATGAGGAGCGCGCTTGGGCGCTCGACGTGGCCGAGCTGCGGCGCGCACTGCAAGAGGCGCGCGACCGATGCTGCCCGCGCGTGCTCTGTGTCATCAACCCGGGTAACCCCACCG GGCAGGTTCAGACCCGTGAGTGCATCGAGGACGTGATCCGCTTGGCCTTTGAGGAACGcctcttcctgctggctgacgaG GTGTACCAGGATAATGTGTACGCCGAGGGCTCGCTTTTCCACTCGTTCAAGAAGGTGCTGACTGAGCTGGGGCCTCCGTATTCTACGCACCAGGAGCTAGCCTCCTTCCACTCCACCTCTAAGGGCTACATGGGCGA GTGCGGGTTCCGCGGCGGCTACGTGGAGGTGGTGAATATGGACCCCGAGGTGCAGCAACAGATGCAGAAACTGATGAGCGTGCGGCTGTGCCCGCCTGTGGCCGGCCAAGCCCTGCTGGACATGGTGGTCAGCCCGCCCGGGCCTTCCGACCCCTCCTTTGCACAGTTCCAGGCG GAGAAGCGGGCGGTGCTGTCCGAGCTGGCGGCCAAGGCCAAGCTCACAGAGCAGATCTTCAACGAGGCCCCCGGCATCCGCTGCAACCCGGTGCAGGGTGCCATGTACTCCTTCCCTCGCGTGCAGCTGCCTCCGCGTGCTGTGCAGCATGCTCAG GAGCTGGGCATGGCCCCGGACATGTTCTTCTGCATGCGTCTGCTGGAAGAGACGGGCATCTGCGTGGTGCCTGGAAGCGGCTTCGGGCAGCGGGAGGGAACCTATCACTTCCG GATGACCATTCTGCCCCCCATGGAGAAGCTGCGCCCCCTGCTGGAGAAGCTTCGCCAGTTCCATTCCAAGTTCACCCAAGAGTATGCCTGA
- the GPT gene encoding alanine aminotransferase 1 isoform X5: protein MALKTGDQGQAAMNGLKDKVLTLQTMNQCVRKVEYAVRGPIVVRALELEQELRQGAKKPFTEVVRANIGDAQAMGQRPITFMRQVLALCVHPELLSSPHFPEDAKRRAERILQACGGHSLGAYSVSSGIQLVREDVAQYIQRRDGGIPSDPNNIFLSTGASDAIVTVLKLLVAGEGRTRTGVLIPIPQYPLYSATLAELDAVQVDYYLDEERAWALDVAELRRALQEARDRCCPRVLCVINPGNPTGQVQTRECIEDVIRLAFEERLFLLADEVYQDNVYAEGSLFHSFKKVLTELGPPYSTHQELASFHSTSKGYMGECGFRGGYVEVVNMDPEVQQQMQKLMSVRLCPPVAGQALLDMVVSPPGPSDPSFAQFQAEKRAVLSELAAKAKLTEQIFNEAPGIRCNPVQGAMYSFPRVQLPPRAVQHAQELGMAPDMFFCMRLLEETGICVVPGSGFGQREGTYHFRMTILPPMEKLRPLLEKLRQFHSKFTQEYA, encoded by the exons ATGGCCTTGAAGACAGGTGACCAGGGGCAGGCTGCAATGAACGGGCTGAAGGACAAGGTGCTGACGCTGCAAACCATGAACCAGTGTGTGCGCAAGGTGGAGTATGCTGTCCGAGGACCTATCGTGGtccgagccctggagctggagcaggaGCTTCGCCAG GGTGCAAAGAAGCCCTTCACAGAGGTCGTCCGTGCCAACATAGGGGATGCGCAGGCCATGGGCCAGAGGCCCATCACCTTCATGCGCCAG GTCCTGGCTCTCTGTGTCCACCCTGAGCTCCTGAGTAGCCCCCACTTTCCCGAGGATGCCAAGAGGAGGGCTGAGCGCATTTTGCAGGCCTGTGGGGGTCACAGTCTGG GGGCTTACAGTGTCAGCTCAGGCATCCAGCTGGTCCGGGAAGACGTGGCACAGTACATCCAGCGGCGCGATGGAGGCATCCCCTCCGACCCCAACAACATCTTCCTGTCCACGGGGGCGAGCGACGCCATCGTG ACGGTGCTGAAGCTGCTGGTGGCCGGCGAGGGCCGCACGCGCACGGGTGTGCTCATCCCCATCCCGCAGTATCCGCTCTACTCGGCCACGCTGGCCGAGCTCGACGCCGTGCAAGTCGACTACTACCTAGATGAGGAGCGCGCTTGGGCGCTCGACGTGGCCGAGCTGCGGCGCGCACTGCAAGAGGCGCGCGACCGATGCTGCCCGCGCGTGCTCTGTGTCATCAACCCGGGTAACCCCACCG GGCAGGTTCAGACCCGTGAGTGCATCGAGGACGTGATCCGCTTGGCCTTTGAGGAACGcctcttcctgctggctgacgaG GTGTACCAGGATAATGTGTACGCCGAGGGCTCGCTTTTCCACTCGTTCAAGAAGGTGCTGACTGAGCTGGGGCCTCCGTATTCTACGCACCAGGAGCTAGCCTCCTTCCACTCCACCTCTAAGGGCTACATGGGCGA GTGCGGGTTCCGCGGCGGCTACGTGGAGGTGGTGAATATGGACCCCGAGGTGCAGCAACAGATGCAGAAACTGATGAGCGTGCGGCTGTGCCCGCCTGTGGCCGGCCAAGCCCTGCTGGACATGGTGGTCAGCCCGCCCGGGCCTTCCGACCCCTCCTTTGCACAGTTCCAGGCG GAGAAGCGGGCGGTGCTGTCCGAGCTGGCGGCCAAGGCCAAGCTCACAGAGCAGATCTTCAACGAGGCCCCCGGCATCCGCTGCAACCCGGTGCAGGGTGCCATGTACTCCTTCCCTCGCGTGCAGCTGCCTCCGCGTGCTGTGCAGCATGCTCAG GAGCTGGGCATGGCCCCGGACATGTTCTTCTGCATGCGTCTGCTGGAAGAGACGGGCATCTGCGTGGTGCCTGGAAGCGGCTTCGGGCAGCGGGAGGGAACCTATCACTTCCG GATGACCATTCTGCCCCCCATGGAGAAGCTGCGCCCCCTGCTGGAGAAGCTTCGCCAGTTCCATTCCAAGTTCACCCAAGAGTATGCCTGA